AGACCTCGATGAATGTTATGAATTCTTTGATGATCTCGTCACAATAAGTGAATTGCAGTCACTCGCCCAACGTCTCGAAGTGGCGCAAATGCTTATGATGAAGAAGACGTACGATAAGATACAAGGTGAGACGGGTGCCAGTACTGCAACAATTTCAAGGGTGCGGCGCTGTGTGGATTACGGCTCTGGCGGCTATGGAAAAGTACTTGGACGCCTATATCCCCAAGTGGATGAAGAGGAAGTTGAGAATAAATAAGTTGTTATCTAGACTTCAGGCGCCAGACGCTAGGGTCATAAGCCATTCCGGCTAGGAAGGATTGAACTGCATCCTTCCCGGAATAGAGCTCCGCGTCGCCGGTCTGTCTTATGCCTGTCGCATCTGAGCAGGCGCCTTTCGCTTTAAATTGTTATCTAGACTTCAGGCGCCAGACGATTTTAGTTGTTATCTAAACTCTAGTCGCTAGACGCTTTTAGTTAGAACCGGACAGGGAAAGAATCTGTCCGGTTTTTTTGGTATACTAGGGAAACGTACATTATAAGATTGGGTGGTCAGACATGGATTTCACTACATGGCGTCATGCCTTTAAATTAGATCCTGAAAAAACAGTGACAGACGAACAATTGGAATTACTTGCAG
This Sporosarcina sp. ANT_H38 DNA region includes the following protein-coding sequences:
- a CDS encoding YerC/YecD family TrpR-related protein — encoded protein: MQIDKIRGHQTDQLFKAMLELKDLDECYEFFDDLVTISELQSLAQRLEVAQMLMMKKTYDKIQGETGASTATISRVRRCVDYGSGGYGKVLGRLYPQVDEEEVENK